The Gordonia iterans DNA window AGTCGGGGGAGTCGGTGGCCGAGATGGTGGGCCGGATCTCGGAGACGCTGCGCAGCGGGCGCAAACGCGAACAGGGTGTGCTCGGACTTATGCAGCTGATTCAGACTCCGGAGCAGGCGGATGCCTTTGAGCGGGTGATGGTGCTCGGCACGCTGCTGGAGGGGCACGCCGATCACGTGATGGATGCGGTCGGGCCGGCGCACGTGCCGACGGTGGAGAAGATTCGCGCGGCATTCGATGCGCGACGATCCCGCCCGCAGAACCCGGTTCAGCGCCTGATCAGGGCGCTCATCGGGATGGATGCCAAACTGGCGCAGTACGTGCGGGGCAAGGCCTTCGTCGATGCCGTGGTCGACCGGGTCGGCATGGCCGACTTCAACACGGTCTGGACCTCACCGGAGACCATGCCCACCATGGCCGAGATCGGCGAGCCGGATCGGTGGATCGCGCGGGTGCTCGAGGGCGCGTGAAGTCCTCCGCGCAGCAGGCGCTGATCGGCGCGGTGCGCGGCTTCGCGCAGCGTCACCTGTCCCCGCGGGCCGTTTCGTCCCTTGAGCCCGGATCGTCCCTTGAGCCTCGTCGAAAGCCCTTAGAGTCCGGATCGCCCCTTGAGCATCGTCGAAAGGCAGTCTGCGTCGCCCTGTCCGGCGGCGCCGACTCGCTGGCGCTGACGGCCGCGGCGGTGCGTGCGGGACTGGCGGTGACCGCGCTCGTCGTCGATCACGGATTGCAGGAGGGTTCGGCGGCGGTCGCCGCGGCCGCCGCGGAGTGTGCTCGCGGGCTGGGAGCCCGAGCGCAGGTTCTGACCGTCGAGGTGGACGGTCCCGGGGGACTCGAGGCGGCGGCCCGGGCGGCCCGGTACGCCGCGCTCGATTCTGCTCGGGACGGGCGACCGGTGCTGCTCGGTCACACGCTCGACGACCAGGCCGAGACGGTGCTGCTGGGACTGGGGCGGGGATCGGGGGCGCGGTCGCTCGCCGGAATGGCGGCCTGGAGCGATCCGTGGGGTCGTCCGCTGCTCGGCATCCGGCGGGCTCAGACCCACCGGGCCTGCGCGGACTGGGGGCTGTCGGTGTGGGACGACCCGCACAACAGCGACCCGCGTTTCACCCGTGTCCGGCTCCGACACGAGGTGCTGCCGCTGCTCGACGACGTGCTGGGGGGCGGCGTGCCCGAGGCGCTCGGGCGGACCGCGGACCAGCTGCGCGCGGACGCCGAAGCGCTGGAGTCGTTCGCTGCGGAACTGCTCGCACGGGCTCGCACCGCCGGCGGGATCTCGGTCCGCGAGCTGGCGGGGGCGCCGACGGCGGTGCGGACACGGGCCCTGCGCTCTTGGCTCACCGAGTCCGGGGCCGTCGAACCGTCGGCGCGGCTGGTGGCGCAGATCGATGCGCTCGTCAGCGACTGGCGCGGTCAGGGTCCGGTCGCGATCGGCGGAGACGACGCAGCCCGCCTCGTCGTGACGAGGCGGGCTGCGATGCTGACAGTCCGCCGCGACCCACGCTGACCACGGCGTCAGCGGGTCGGGTTCAGCAGTACTGGCGCTTGAACGGGCTGTTGATGGTCCGGAAGTAGCGGTCGAAGGCGCCGTTGGCCGCGGCGCCGCCGAGGCCGATGCCCGCTCCGATGAGGGCCCCGAGCGGCGCTCCGACGGCCACTCCGGGACCGGTCACGAGGGTCAGCACGGCTCCCACCGCGACGCCGATGAGCCCGCCGATGGTGGCGGCGATGCCGAGTTCGGTACCCAGCTTCTGCAACGCCTCCTGGTCCCGCTGGGCACGGGTCTGCGGACCGCACACGATCTCGCCGGGCTTGCGCTTGCGGGCCTCGGTCCGGGCGACCTTGGACGGAGTCAAAGTGGCGGTGGCGCCGTTCACCGTCGCCGCGACGTCATGCTCGGCGCCGTCCGGGGCCACGAAGGTGAGGTTGTACTTGTCGACGACCCGGCCGGCCTTGCTCCGGACGACGAGATAGCCGTCCTCGATGTCGACGCTCCCGTTCGCGATCGTGACGACGACGTGGTCCGCGTTGCGCTGGACGGTGCCGCGCACGTCGCCCGACGGTGGGGCGGCCGCGACCTCGGCGGTCGCCAGGGACAGGGTCACGGCGACGGCGAGCAGGGCTCCGAGCAGGCTTCGGATCAGCGATTTCCGTGGCAATGCGGGAATATGCGGCATCGGTGTCTTCCTTGGGTCGAATATGAATATCGATGGACGGGTGGCGATGATGTCGAGATCGTCTCGATTGTGCGTCAGAAGACACATTAGAGGACCGTGACCAGTTTCGATACCCTACTCAGCGGTAGAGGGAGAACTTCCGGTAACTGTCCAGTAATGCGTGTCGGACCGGTTATCGGGACGTCCACAAATGGGTGTCACAGTGTTTGGTCTGATCGCCCGAAATTGATTGAACACATTCATGAATTCGGACTGTTTTGTACGGAATGGCGTCCGGGCGGAGCGGGGTGCGGCCTGCGTGCACCGTGCCGGCAACTCCCGGTGGGCGATCCGGACGCGCGGGTCGCGCAGCCCGAGGCCGATGTCGTCGGATGCCGGGTCGATGTGAAAAGCTGAAGCCGTGGCGCACGGGTA harbors:
- the tilS gene encoding tRNA lysidine(34) synthetase TilS yields the protein MKSSAQQALIGAVRGFAQRHLSPRAVSSLEPGSSLEPRRKPLESGSPLEHRRKAVCVALSGGADSLALTAAAVRAGLAVTALVVDHGLQEGSAAVAAAAAECARGLGARAQVLTVEVDGPGGLEAAARAARYAALDSARDGRPVLLGHTLDDQAETVLLGLGRGSGARSLAGMAAWSDPWGRPLLGIRRAQTHRACADWGLSVWDDPHNSDPRFTRVRLRHEVLPLLDDVLGGGVPEALGRTADQLRADAEALESFAAELLARARTAGGISVRELAGAPTAVRTRALRSWLTESGAVEPSARLVAQIDALVSDWRGQGPVAIGGDDAARLVVTRRAAMLTVRRDPR